The Spirosoma radiotolerans genome has a window encoding:
- a CDS encoding thymidylate synthase — translation MQQYHDLLRHILANGSRKTDRTGTGTISVFGYQMRFNLQDGFPLLTTKKVHTKSIIHELLWFIKGDTNIKYLKDNGVSIWDEWADENGDLGPVYGKQWRSWQSDGQTIDQLSDVLKQLKNTPDSRRMIISAWNPADVPSMALPPCHLLMQFYVAPPDPEKGETVNKLSCQLYQRSADVFLGVPFNIASYALLTMMIAQECGYTAHEFIWTGGDTHLYLNHLEQVETQLARDIRPLPTMRLNPAVKSVFDFTYDDFTLENYAPHPAIKAPVAV, via the coding sequence ATGCAACAATACCACGATCTCCTACGCCATATTCTCGCCAATGGTTCGCGTAAAACAGACCGCACCGGCACAGGTACTATTAGTGTTTTTGGTTACCAGATGCGCTTTAACCTGCAGGATGGCTTTCCACTGCTAACGACCAAGAAGGTACATACCAAGTCCATCATCCACGAATTGTTGTGGTTTATCAAGGGCGATACCAATATCAAGTACCTGAAAGACAATGGTGTTTCTATCTGGGACGAATGGGCGGATGAGAACGGGGACCTGGGGCCCGTGTATGGCAAACAGTGGCGAAGCTGGCAGTCGGATGGCCAAACGATTGACCAGTTGAGTGATGTGCTGAAACAGCTTAAAAACACCCCCGATTCGCGACGGATGATTATTTCGGCCTGGAATCCCGCCGATGTTCCCAGCATGGCCCTGCCGCCTTGTCACCTGTTGATGCAATTTTACGTAGCGCCCCCGGACCCCGAAAAAGGAGAGACGGTAAACAAGCTCTCCTGCCAGCTTTACCAGCGCAGTGCCGACGTGTTTTTGGGAGTGCCCTTCAACATTGCCAGCTATGCGTTGCTAACGATGATGATTGCCCAGGAGTGCGGCTACACAGCTCACGAATTTATCTGGACGGGCGGTGATACCCATTTGTACCTGAACCACCTGGAGCAGGTGGAAACACAGCTCGCCCGCGACATCCGGCCGTTGCCAACCATGCGGCTCAATCCAGCGGTGAAGTCGGTATTTGACTTTACGTACGACGATTTCACGCTCGAAAATTATGCCCCACACCCCGCTATCAAGGCGCCGGTAGCGGTATAG
- a CDS encoding OsmC family protein gives MLDSQPVDTVQEFKTMHVELVRVDNAFHFEALGTSGVAQHMDAATDIGGHNAGARPMEMLLMGLAGCSAIDVVLILQKQKQVIDDFRMKVDGLREKDATPSPFKKIHITYLLKGQLDEVKVKRAIDLSMDKYCSATAQFRPSTDITYSFEIQA, from the coding sequence ATGCTTGATTCACAACCGGTTGACACCGTTCAGGAATTTAAGACAATGCATGTCGAGCTGGTACGCGTCGACAATGCTTTTCATTTTGAAGCGCTTGGCACCTCAGGCGTGGCCCAGCATATGGATGCGGCAACCGACATTGGTGGCCATAATGCGGGCGCCCGCCCGATGGAAATGTTGCTGATGGGCCTGGCCGGTTGCTCGGCGATCGACGTGGTCCTGATCCTTCAAAAACAAAAACAAGTCATCGACGACTTTCGGATGAAAGTTGATGGTCTTCGGGAGAAGGACGCGACGCCCTCGCCTTTCAAAAAGATTCATATTACGTACCTGCTCAAGGGCCAGTTAGACGAAGTAAAGGTGAAACGGGCCATTGATCTATCAATGGACAAATATTGCTCGGCCACCGCGCAGTTCCGGCCTTCCACCGACATTACGTATTCATTTGAGATCCAAGCTTAA
- a CDS encoding glycoside hydrolase family 88 protein yields MQIDHSLHPADLSTKLDRLWTLSGQKIRLIDTEYDEKKGSPVFTVQGKYTTRGWTEWTQGFQFGSAILQFDATDDSYFLEMGRQKTISVMAPHISHIGVHDHGFNNVSTYGNLLRLMQEGRIPATDWERNVYELALKISGAVQASRWTPIRNGGFISSFNGPHSLFVDTIRSCRSLVLSHALGHVFQGEGDVKINLLERALQHMKATADYSVFYGEGRDTYDIWGRTAHESVFNAKDGNFRCPNSQQGYSGFTTWTRGLAWAMCGFAEELEWLATRDDAELEAFGGRERIEAFMRKAATATCDFYIDHTPTDGIPYWDTGAPNLHRLGDYLNRPADPYNAFEPVDSSAAAIGAQGLLRLGNYLKQTGNTEAGQRYFQAGLTILNTLFDEPYLSTDPSHQGLLLHSIYHQPNGWDYVPAGSKIANGESSMWGDYHAREVALYLQRIIHNQPYYTFFNRIAEPHQTR; encoded by the coding sequence ATGCAGATTGACCATTCGCTCCACCCGGCCGACCTATCAACAAAACTTGACCGATTATGGACGCTCTCGGGTCAGAAGATCCGACTGATCGATACCGAATACGACGAAAAAAAAGGTTCTCCAGTCTTCACCGTTCAGGGTAAGTATACTACCCGAGGCTGGACAGAATGGACACAGGGCTTTCAGTTTGGGTCAGCTATTTTACAGTTCGATGCCACCGATGACTCTTATTTTCTGGAGATGGGGCGTCAGAAAACAATCAGCGTGATGGCTCCTCACATCAGCCATATTGGTGTGCATGACCACGGTTTCAACAACGTCAGCACCTATGGCAACCTGCTTCGACTGATGCAGGAAGGACGGATTCCTGCTACTGATTGGGAGCGAAACGTTTACGAGCTAGCGTTAAAAATCTCCGGAGCTGTTCAGGCCAGCCGCTGGACACCCATCAGAAACGGGGGCTTTATCAGTTCCTTCAACGGGCCGCACTCCCTCTTTGTCGATACCATTCGCTCGTGCCGGTCCCTGGTGCTGAGCCACGCGCTGGGTCATGTTTTCCAGGGAGAGGGCGATGTAAAAATCAACCTCCTGGAACGGGCGCTTCAGCACATGAAAGCCACGGCCGATTACTCCGTATTTTATGGCGAAGGACGCGATACCTATGACATCTGGGGGCGTACGGCCCACGAAAGTGTTTTTAATGCGAAAGACGGCAATTTCCGTTGCCCTAATTCGCAGCAAGGTTACTCGGGCTTTACGACCTGGACGCGTGGCCTCGCCTGGGCCATGTGTGGATTTGCCGAAGAACTCGAATGGCTCGCCACCCGCGATGATGCTGAATTGGAAGCCTTTGGCGGACGCGAGCGCATCGAAGCCTTCATGCGAAAAGCCGCTACGGCCACCTGCGATTTTTATATTGATCATACTCCGACCGATGGCATTCCCTACTGGGATACAGGCGCACCAAACTTACACCGCTTAGGCGACTACCTGAATCGCCCGGCCGATCCGTATAATGCGTTTGAGCCCGTCGATAGCTCGGCTGCGGCCATTGGTGCGCAGGGATTGTTACGGTTAGGCAACTATCTGAAACAGACGGGCAATACAGAAGCAGGTCAACGGTATTTTCAGGCAGGACTGACTATCCTTAACACGCTCTTCGACGAGCCCTACCTCAGTACTGACCCAAGCCACCAAGGCTTGCTTTTGCATTCTATCTACCACCAGCCCAACGGCTGGGATTACGTACCGGCGGGGAGCAAAATTGCCAACGGCGAATCGAGCATGTGGGGCGATTACCATGCGCGTGAGGTCGCCTTGTATCTCCAGCGAATCATTCACAACCAACCCTACTACACCTTTTTTAACCGCATCGCTGAACCGCACCAGACCCGATGA
- a CDS encoding oxidoreductase, translating to MSEKYKPQFPRMAQLKTTTDLRDYLTRNDIGLPFDETLLPPAESPFNRPIQLKSGKTIGNSLCILPMEGWDGTTDGRPTDFTRTRWKKFAISGAKLLFGCEAVAVCHSGKANPNQLVLNNETFSDFVELRQLILDAHTEAFGQTDDLLIGLQLTHSGRFCKPADKKTFEPKILYSHPFLNSKFGMSADHPVLTDEDIDQIIEQYVEAARLAQKAGFDFVDVKHCHGYLGHEFLSAVSREGRYGGSFENRTRFLRTIVAGIREAAPGLEIGIRLSAFDMLPFKKGPTGAGIPEGAEQYPFAFGGKANGLGFDLTETKMLLSLVESLGIQLVCVTGGSPYYNPHLMRPALFPPSDGYLPPEDPLLGVKRQLDVTHELKQAFPNLVIIGSGYSYLQEWLPNVAQHVLRTGMADSVGFGRMVLSYPTMPADMLAGRALVRNQICRTFSDCTTAPRNGLISGCYPLDPLYKKTAEADQLKALKESL from the coding sequence ATGAGCGAGAAATACAAGCCGCAGTTTCCGCGCATGGCCCAGTTGAAAACCACGACTGACCTACGCGATTATTTAACGAGGAACGACATTGGCCTGCCGTTCGATGAAACCTTATTGCCCCCTGCCGAAAGCCCGTTTAACCGACCGATTCAGCTCAAGTCAGGCAAAACCATTGGCAACAGCCTTTGCATTTTACCCATGGAAGGCTGGGACGGCACCACCGACGGCCGACCAACGGATTTTACCCGAACCCGCTGGAAGAAGTTCGCTATCAGTGGCGCGAAACTCCTGTTTGGCTGTGAGGCTGTGGCCGTTTGCCATTCGGGGAAGGCCAACCCAAACCAGTTGGTGCTGAATAATGAAACCTTTTCTGATTTTGTCGAGCTGCGACAACTCATTCTGGATGCCCATACTGAAGCGTTCGGGCAAACCGACGATTTATTGATTGGACTTCAGCTAACCCATTCAGGGCGCTTTTGTAAACCTGCGGATAAGAAAACCTTTGAGCCGAAGATTCTGTACAGTCATCCGTTCCTGAACAGCAAGTTCGGCATGAGCGCTGACCACCCAGTGCTCACGGATGAGGACATTGATCAGATCATCGAACAATACGTAGAAGCCGCCAGACTCGCTCAAAAAGCAGGTTTCGATTTTGTGGATGTAAAACACTGCCACGGTTATCTGGGTCATGAGTTCCTAAGTGCGGTGAGCCGGGAAGGGCGATACGGGGGCTCATTTGAGAACCGGACGCGCTTTCTGCGAACCATCGTTGCGGGCATTCGGGAAGCCGCGCCAGGGCTTGAGATCGGGATTCGCCTGAGTGCATTCGATATGCTCCCCTTCAAAAAAGGGCCGACGGGCGCGGGCATTCCCGAAGGGGCAGAACAGTACCCGTTCGCCTTTGGCGGGAAAGCCAACGGATTAGGCTTCGACCTGACGGAGACGAAAATGCTGCTGTCATTGGTAGAATCGCTTGGTATACAGCTGGTCTGTGTGACAGGGGGAAGCCCCTACTACAACCCGCACCTGATGCGACCGGCGCTGTTTCCCCCGTCGGACGGTTATCTGCCACCCGAAGACCCGCTGTTGGGGGTGAAACGCCAACTCGATGTTACCCACGAACTGAAACAGGCCTTTCCGAATCTGGTCATTATTGGGTCAGGGTATTCGTATTTACAGGAATGGCTTCCTAACGTAGCCCAACATGTCCTGCGCACGGGTATGGCCGATAGTGTTGGTTTTGGGCGTATGGTCCTGTCTTACCCGACGATGCCCGCCGATATGCTTGCCGGTCGGGCGCTGGTTCGCAACCAGATTTGCCGTACGTTTTCGGACTGCACGACAGCTCCCCGGAATGGCCTCATTTCCGGCTGCTATCCGCTGGACCCGCTCTACAAGAAAACGGCCGAAGCCGACCAGCTCAAAGCGCTAAAAGAAAGCCTATGA
- a CDS encoding 3-ketoacyl-ACP reductase, giving the protein MKNAKGPFGRTAPVALITGGSRGIGYGIAEQLADAGFDLAINGVRPEEAVRDALNGLKDRGSDVIYCQGDIASTSAREDMLQEIKAHFGRLNVLVNNAGVAPKERRDILEATEESFQYVLSTNLQGAYFLTQAAANWMIAQRAAQADFWGCIINVSSVSATVASVNRGEYCVAKAGLSMATQLFATRLGEYDIPVYEVRPGIIKTDMTAGVTAKYDALIDSGLCVQKRWGLPNDVGRAVTALAKGDFPYSTGQVILVDGGLTIPRL; this is encoded by the coding sequence ATGAAAAACGCGAAGGGTCCGTTCGGGCGTACTGCTCCTGTTGCTTTGATCACAGGAGGAAGCCGCGGCATCGGATACGGTATAGCGGAGCAGTTGGCCGATGCCGGATTCGACCTTGCCATCAATGGTGTTCGGCCGGAAGAGGCCGTCAGGGATGCCCTTAATGGCTTGAAAGACCGGGGAAGCGATGTTATTTATTGCCAGGGCGACATTGCGTCGACATCGGCGAGGGAAGACATGTTACAGGAGATCAAGGCCCATTTCGGTCGGCTCAATGTGCTGGTCAATAACGCGGGCGTAGCCCCTAAAGAGCGCCGGGACATTCTGGAAGCAACTGAAGAAAGTTTTCAGTACGTGCTGTCAACCAATCTGCAGGGAGCTTACTTTCTGACACAGGCTGCCGCCAACTGGATGATTGCCCAACGGGCAGCGCAAGCTGATTTCTGGGGTTGCATTATCAATGTATCATCGGTTTCGGCTACGGTTGCGTCGGTGAATCGAGGGGAATATTGCGTAGCGAAGGCTGGTCTGAGCATGGCGACTCAGCTGTTTGCAACCCGGCTGGGCGAATATGATATACCGGTCTATGAAGTACGGCCGGGCATTATAAAAACGGATATGACGGCCGGCGTAACAGCCAAATACGACGCGCTCATCGACAGCGGGCTTTGCGTGCAGAAACGCTGGGGGCTCCCCAACGATGTAGGCCGAGCCGTAACCGCACTGGCAAAAGGCGATTTCCCCTATTCGACCGGACAAGTCATTCTGGTCGACGGTGGGCTGACGATACCGAGACTGTGA
- a CDS encoding Gfo/Idh/MocA family protein, with protein MKENQVSRRYVLKAGAVSSLAAMGMPTFIPASAFGANDRVRVGVIGINGRGKDHIQGFSRLNDVEVATLCDVDSTVLQNGASDFEKKYNKKVKTVADLRQVYEDKDIDVVSIATPNHWHALAAIWACQAGKDVYVEKPGAHNLREGRKLVEAAHHYKRIVQHGVQLRSSVAIQEAIKHLRDGLIGKVYMARGLVYKWRPDIGNKGNSPVPSELNWNMWQGPAQAKEFSKNYVHYNWHWFWDYGNGDIGNQGIHETDLCMWGLDVGLPEEITSAGGKFLWNDCKETPETLTSIYKYPSSGKVIQFEVRPWMTNKEDGVEIGNIFYGDKGYMVVNGYSDYKTFLGKERAPGPARNEGGDHYLNFIEAVRARDTAKQNGPVETAHLASGIAHLGNIAYRLGRTLHFDPKNEVFVSDKEANQMLTRKYRAPFVVPEKV; from the coding sequence ATGAAAGAAAACCAAGTTTCACGGCGGTATGTCCTCAAGGCGGGGGCGGTCAGTTCGTTGGCAGCTATGGGCATGCCTACTTTTATTCCGGCAAGTGCCTTCGGGGCCAATGACCGGGTTCGCGTAGGGGTTATCGGCATTAATGGGCGGGGGAAAGATCATATTCAGGGATTCTCGCGACTCAACGATGTGGAGGTTGCAACCCTCTGCGATGTGGACAGCACGGTACTTCAGAACGGAGCCAGTGACTTCGAGAAGAAGTACAACAAAAAAGTAAAAACCGTAGCCGACCTTCGACAGGTTTATGAAGACAAGGATATTGATGTGGTGAGCATTGCCACGCCCAACCACTGGCACGCTCTGGCGGCTATCTGGGCGTGTCAGGCGGGCAAAGATGTGTACGTGGAAAAACCCGGTGCGCATAACCTTCGCGAAGGCCGAAAATTAGTTGAAGCCGCCCATCACTACAAGCGTATTGTGCAACATGGGGTGCAACTGCGAAGCTCCGTGGCCATTCAGGAAGCCATTAAGCACCTGCGCGATGGGCTAATCGGCAAGGTGTATATGGCACGGGGGCTGGTCTATAAATGGCGTCCCGACATTGGCAACAAAGGCAACTCGCCCGTGCCATCGGAACTCAACTGGAACATGTGGCAGGGACCGGCACAGGCCAAAGAGTTCAGCAAAAACTATGTCCATTACAACTGGCACTGGTTCTGGGATTATGGTAATGGCGACATTGGCAACCAGGGCATTCACGAAACGGACCTCTGCATGTGGGGGCTGGACGTTGGGCTTCCCGAAGAAATCACATCGGCTGGCGGCAAATTCCTCTGGAATGACTGCAAGGAAACGCCCGAAACGCTTACGTCGATCTACAAGTACCCGTCGTCGGGAAAGGTCATTCAATTCGAGGTTCGCCCGTGGATGACCAATAAAGAAGACGGGGTTGAAATTGGCAATATTTTTTATGGCGATAAGGGCTACATGGTCGTCAACGGCTATTCGGATTACAAAACCTTTCTGGGAAAAGAACGCGCTCCGGGTCCGGCCCGTAACGAAGGAGGTGACCATTACCTGAACTTTATAGAAGCGGTTCGGGCGCGGGATACGGCAAAGCAAAACGGCCCTGTCGAAACGGCGCACCTGGCATCGGGGATCGCTCACCTTGGCAATATCGCCTACCGCCTGGGGCGCACCCTGCATTTCGATCCCAAGAACGAAGTGTTTGTGAGTGATAAGGAAGCCAACCAGATGCTGACGCGTAAGTACCGGGCACCGTTTGTCGTACCGGAGAAAGTGTAG
- a CDS encoding MFS transporter translates to MITPATTSTNRTVISQLLQLPVLVAALGYLVDMYDLFLFSVVRVPSLKALGVDGDRLLSEGILLLNAQMAGLLIGGIFWGILGDKRGRLSVLFGSILLYSLANIANGFVTSLNQYVGLRFIAGLGLAGELGAGITLVTEILPKQIRGYGTTLVATMGVLGAILAYFMADLFDWRISYFIGGGMGLTLLVLRFNVLESGLFIKSQKQTLSRGSIGMLFSDRARLAKYIQSILVGLPIWFVVGILITFSPEFGKALGLSAPVVAGKAVMLSFSGQVAGDLVSGFLSQSMQSRKKVIRLFMLLSFVFMLVYLLAPVRDITLFYVVCVCLGFANGYWTLFVTIAAELFGTNLRATVATTVPNFVRGATIPLSALFIQLKPALGTIYSALAVGLLTLIIALIALSFLDETFKKDLDYVEE, encoded by the coding sequence ATGATCACCCCAGCGACAACCTCCACCAACCGTACGGTTATCAGCCAACTTCTGCAACTGCCCGTGCTGGTAGCGGCCCTTGGTTATCTGGTCGATATGTACGACCTGTTTTTGTTCAGTGTCGTGCGCGTTCCCAGCTTAAAGGCACTGGGTGTCGATGGCGACCGCTTACTGAGTGAAGGCATTCTGTTGCTCAACGCCCAGATGGCCGGGCTGCTGATTGGCGGCATTTTCTGGGGTATTCTGGGCGATAAACGGGGGCGGCTTTCGGTGCTTTTTGGCTCCATTCTGTTGTATTCGCTGGCCAATATTGCGAACGGCTTCGTTACCTCACTGAATCAGTATGTGGGCCTGCGCTTTATTGCCGGACTGGGGCTAGCGGGCGAGCTGGGGGCGGGCATTACGCTGGTCACGGAGATTCTGCCGAAGCAAATTCGGGGCTACGGCACTACGCTTGTGGCCACGATGGGCGTCCTGGGCGCCATACTGGCGTATTTCATGGCCGACCTTTTTGATTGGCGCATTTCGTATTTCATCGGCGGTGGTATGGGCCTCACGCTTCTGGTTTTACGGTTCAATGTGCTGGAGTCGGGTCTGTTTATCAAATCGCAAAAACAAACTTTATCACGCGGTAGTATCGGCATGCTCTTTTCCGACCGGGCTCGACTGGCGAAATACATTCAGAGTATTCTGGTTGGTTTACCGATCTGGTTTGTGGTCGGTATTCTCATCACGTTCTCGCCCGAGTTTGGAAAGGCCCTCGGTCTGAGTGCACCCGTCGTCGCGGGAAAAGCCGTCATGTTAAGTTTTTCGGGACAGGTAGCGGGCGATCTGGTTAGCGGTTTTCTGAGTCAGTCGATGCAAAGCCGCAAGAAAGTCATCCGATTGTTTATGCTGCTTTCGTTTGTCTTTATGCTGGTTTATCTGCTGGCTCCCGTCCGCGACATCACGCTCTTCTACGTCGTCTGTGTTTGCCTGGGGTTTGCTAACGGCTACTGGACCTTGTTTGTGACCATTGCCGCCGAACTCTTTGGCACCAACCTCCGCGCCACGGTCGCCACGACCGTTCCGAACTTTGTGCGGGGCGCTACCATTCCGCTGAGTGCCCTCTTCATCCAGCTAAAACCTGCTCTCGGCACCATTTACAGTGCTTTAGCGGTGGGGCTCCTTACGCTGATCATCGCGCTGATTGCGCTGTCTTTTCTGGACGAAACATTTAAGAAAGACCTGGACTACGTGGAAGAATAA
- a CDS encoding DUF2911 domain-containing protein gives MKSLKFTPIAVAVLLTLCSLSAAQAQLKVPAASPSQTTKQSFALGDITLEYSRPAVKGRTIFGDLVPYDKVWRTGANATSKITFSSDVKLEGKEVKAGTYGLFTIPGKNSWEVMLSKDLNLGANVGDYKKESEVVRVQVKPTTLANKVETFTINIADIQPSSAVLEIMWDKTRVPVAITADIDQTIVKNIEASLASDKPAYFEAASYYYDTNRDLKQALGWVTKATEQNPKAFWVMLLKARIELKLKEKASAIASAEKTVALASEAKNADYVKMANDLIASAKK, from the coding sequence ATGAAGAGTTTAAAGTTTACCCCTATCGCCGTAGCCGTTCTCCTTACCCTTTGCTCACTATCAGCTGCGCAGGCTCAACTCAAAGTGCCAGCCGCCAGTCCATCCCAGACCACCAAGCAGAGTTTCGCCCTAGGCGACATTACGCTTGAGTATTCCCGGCCAGCAGTAAAGGGCCGAACCATCTTCGGTGATCTGGTTCCTTATGATAAAGTATGGCGTACGGGTGCCAATGCAACGTCTAAAATCACCTTCTCGTCGGATGTGAAGTTGGAAGGCAAAGAGGTGAAAGCGGGCACGTACGGGCTGTTCACGATTCCAGGGAAGAATAGCTGGGAAGTAATGCTTTCCAAAGACCTGAACCTGGGGGCAAACGTGGGCGACTATAAAAAAGAGAGCGAAGTCGTTCGTGTTCAGGTGAAACCGACTACGCTGGCCAACAAGGTAGAAACGTTTACCATCAACATTGCCGATATTCAGCCTAGCTCAGCCGTGCTGGAAATTATGTGGGATAAAACCCGCGTTCCCGTTGCCATCACCGCTGATATTGACCAAACAATCGTAAAGAACATTGAGGCTTCCTTAGCGTCTGATAAACCGGCTTATTTTGAGGCCGCCAGTTACTATTACGATACAAACCGGGATTTGAAACAGGCTCTTGGCTGGGTAACCAAGGCCACAGAACAAAATCCGAAAGCCTTTTGGGTGATGTTGCTGAAAGCTCGGATCGAGTTGAAACTAAAAGAAAAAGCCAGTGCCATTGCCAGCGCCGAGAAAACGGTTGCTTTGGCGAGCGAAGCAAAAAATGCGGATTATGTAAAGATGGCCAATGACCTGATTGCCTCGGCTAAAAAGTAA
- a CDS encoding RagB/SusD family nutrient uptake outer membrane protein yields MKGNHIFNSLLVRVSASFILLMAVGCTNLDEVLYDKITSENFLQTKSDVVRDFLRPFEHSYWTIQGGSTFMLQENSTDELMTPNRQGDWFDGGQYQRVHNHTWTPNDGYTTDAWNALYGGVTLATNTLEDLQAITDPGKFDMTQAELDDMIAEVRTLRAWLNLRLLDFYRNIVLVKKVKGESAGGPQVSPQEAFSYIEQELKESLPKLPTRQSLGDNAIGRWTQGGAAALLVRLYLNAKVYTGTDHFADCAAVCQDIIAGKYGTYALEKRWDAPFDYTNPTSTEVVFGFPGSFGLTHWQYDGGMYFWMLPVNAPYYFGFTDFGTANPKYALQPGRDVDSTEYTFALGKPYLKFRKYADDYRLKTYKNLGNSTREGMFLSGYLPYINSNGKVDTVRSTKGPYALFLRDQVGMFLDAKPGTKIADKVSNMNHADQNSGLVPVKYPYYPSTDPNKISSAYAEIRLAEIYYSLAECKYRAGDKASAAVLLNTVRARNYPAGSPSLYKPDGSQLTDQEMIDEWGREFLVESRRRTDLIRWGVFNSGTWWDKQPDADNHTAIFPIGQNVLNVSTQLKQNPGY; encoded by the coding sequence ATGAAAGGCAACCATATTTTTAATAGTCTTCTGGTCAGGGTGTCAGCCTCCTTTATTCTGCTGATGGCGGTGGGGTGTACCAACCTGGATGAAGTCTTATACGATAAAATTACCTCCGAAAACTTCCTTCAAACAAAAAGTGACGTTGTCCGGGATTTCCTGCGCCCATTTGAGCACAGCTACTGGACCATTCAGGGTGGCTCAACGTTCATGCTTCAGGAAAACAGTACCGACGAACTGATGACGCCAAACCGGCAGGGGGACTGGTTTGATGGAGGCCAATACCAGCGGGTCCATAACCATACCTGGACGCCCAACGACGGGTATACTACGGATGCCTGGAATGCCCTGTATGGCGGTGTTACCCTGGCGACGAACACACTGGAAGATTTGCAGGCCATTACCGATCCCGGCAAATTCGACATGACGCAGGCCGAGCTGGACGATATGATCGCTGAGGTGCGAACGCTTAGAGCCTGGCTCAATCTGAGGCTGCTGGATTTTTATCGGAACATTGTGTTGGTGAAAAAGGTAAAAGGTGAATCGGCCGGCGGGCCACAGGTTTCTCCACAGGAAGCGTTTTCGTATATCGAACAGGAACTGAAAGAGTCCCTGCCCAAGCTACCAACACGCCAGAGTCTGGGTGACAATGCCATTGGCCGATGGACACAGGGTGGCGCTGCGGCTTTGCTGGTTCGTCTCTATTTGAACGCGAAAGTATATACCGGTACCGACCATTTTGCGGATTGCGCAGCCGTTTGCCAGGACATCATTGCTGGTAAATACGGTACCTACGCGCTGGAAAAGCGGTGGGATGCACCATTTGATTATACGAATCCAACCTCTACAGAGGTGGTCTTTGGTTTTCCCGGTAGCTTTGGGCTGACGCACTGGCAGTATGATGGTGGTATGTATTTCTGGATGCTACCGGTCAACGCTCCTTATTATTTCGGATTTACTGATTTTGGTACGGCCAATCCTAAATATGCCTTGCAGCCCGGAAGAGATGTCGATAGCACCGAGTATACTTTTGCCTTAGGTAAACCGTATCTGAAATTTAGAAAGTATGCGGATGATTACCGGTTGAAAACTTACAAGAACCTGGGTAACAGCACACGGGAGGGTATGTTCCTGTCGGGTTACCTGCCCTACATCAACTCGAACGGCAAAGTAGATACCGTGCGTTCGACGAAGGGACCTTATGCGCTGTTTTTACGCGATCAGGTTGGGATGTTTCTGGATGCCAAGCCTGGCACCAAAATCGCCGACAAGGTATCGAACATGAACCATGCCGATCAAAATTCGGGGCTTGTTCCGGTTAAATACCCATACTATCCGAGCACCGATCCGAATAAAATTTCGTCGGCTTACGCTGAAATCCGACTGGCCGAAATTTATTATTCCTTAGCCGAATGCAAATACCGGGCAGGCGATAAAGCGTCAGCGGCTGTGTTGCTGAATACCGTTCGGGCCCGCAACTACCCGGCGGGTTCCCCCAGCCTGTATAAGCCAGACGGTAGCCAGTTGACCGATCAGGAAATGATTGATGAATGGGGACGTGAATTCTTAGTAGAAAGCCGTCGTCGTACGGACCTCATCCGGTGGGGTGTGTTCAACTCGGGTACCTGGTGGGATAAACAACCGGATGCCGATAATCACACCGCTATTTTCCCCATTGGGCAGAATGTCTTGAATGTTTCCACTCAGTTGAAGCAGAATCCTGGTTATTAG